The Fictibacillus arsenicus genome contains a region encoding:
- a CDS encoding cytochrome c oxidase subunit 3, with protein MNAGERLTDDNFPAHPEKATLEGKNKFLGFWLFLGGETVLFATLFGTYLGLRNMHLDGPSGEELFSLPLVFLATMLLLTSSLTSVYAVLSLKQNKVRSLQGWFIVTLLLGLGFLGLEIYEFIHYVHEGHTFTSSAFGSAFYTLVGFHGGHVLFGILWISTLLARNWNRGITLANAPKYYLFALYWHFVDVVWVFIFTVVYLMGKVG; from the coding sequence ATGAATGCTGGAGAACGTTTAACAGATGATAATTTTCCTGCTCACCCTGAAAAAGCTACTCTTGAGGGTAAAAATAAATTTTTAGGGTTCTGGCTTTTCCTAGGTGGTGAGACTGTTCTATTTGCTACTCTTTTTGGAACGTATCTTGGTCTTAGAAATATGCATTTAGATGGTCCGTCTGGTGAAGAATTATTTTCACTGCCATTAGTATTTCTTGCAACCATGCTGCTTTTAACAAGCTCACTTACGAGTGTATATGCAGTTCTTTCATTAAAACAAAACAAAGTACGTTCTTTGCAAGGATGGTTTATCGTAACATTACTATTAGGACTTGGATTCTTGGGCCTTGAAATTTACGAGTTCATCCACTATGTTCACGAAGGACATACATTTACCAGCTCCGCATTTGGTTCTGCTTTCTATACACTAGTTGGGTTCCACGGAGGTCACGTACTATTCGGGATCTTATGGATTTCTACATTATTAGCTAGAAACTGGAACAGAGGCATCACATTAGCTAACGCACCTAAGTATTATTTGTTTGCACTATACTGGCACTTTGTCGATGTTGTATGGGTATTCATTTTTACAGTTGTTTATCTAATGGGAAAGGTGGGGTAA